Below is a window of Phenylobacterium koreense DNA.
GCGCAGGTCGCCTCCACCCGCGAAGGTGAAAGTGACCACGCCGCCCGGCGCCTCGCCGGGCTCGAAGCTGACGCTCAGCAGTTCGATGACCGCATCCTTCGCCCCACGCCGCAGCTTGCGGGCCTGCACTTTCAGCACCGATCCGAGTTGCAGGGCCGCTCGCACCCGTTCGCCGCGCTTGGCCTCCCAGCGATAGCGGTTGAGCGCCAAGGTCAGGCGCCGCGCGGTGGGCTCATAGGATATGTCGCCGATCTTGCCGACCGCGTCCTGCAGCGCCGCGGCGATCACGTTCAGGTCGTCTGCGTCCTCGGCCAACAGGCGCAGACGGGCGGGTTGCGTCATCTCTAGTCCTCGGACTCGCCGTCGCCCACGATGCGCCGGACATCGGCCCCGCAGGCGCTGAGCTTTTCTTCCAGGCGTTCGAAGCCTCGGTCCAGATGATAAACGCGGCTCACGGTTGTTTCTCCCTTGGCCGCCAGCGCCGCGATCACCAGGCTGACCGAAGCGCGCAGGTCGGTGGCCATCACCGGGGCCGCGTCCAGGCTCGCGACGCCCCGCACCCTCGCCTCGCCGCCGGAGACCGAAATGTCCGCTCCCAGCCGAGCCAGTTCCGGCGCATGCATGAAG
It encodes the following:
- a CDS encoding DUF2948 family protein, which codes for MTQPARLRLLAEDADDLNVIAAALQDAVGKIGDISYEPTARRLTLALNRYRWEAKRGERVRAALQLGSVLKVQARKLRRGAKDAVIELLSVSFEPGEAPGGVVTFTFAGGGDLRAEVECLDVVLADVSAPWSTSRRPQHEA